Within Bacillus sp. E(2018), the genomic segment ACAACCGCCACAGCCTCCACAACGACCAGCACAACCGCCGCATCCGCCACAACCTGCGCAACCTCCACAAAAGTTAAAACAGATTCCGATTACACAGCCTGGAACGATAAGGCGAGGGTCTTGTGCTTGCTGTTCTTGGGGATGATGTGGCTGACCGCCACTCACTTGAAAATCTCCAGTACTTAATCCATCCAAATTCCATTGGTGTTTATTGTCCAATACAAACACCTCCTTGTTTTTTGTCAGATCTAGAACGAGTAGAGAGTCTCTGCTCAAATTCCTCATAATAAAATATGGATACAGCCTGTCCATCGTTACAGGATTGGGTGTTTGAAATAGAAACAGCCTGGAGAGCAAATTGGATTGATTAAAATGTGATGGTAGATGACTTATTTGTATGTATTAAAAGACTATTGAGAGTGCTGAACAGTATTAAAGTTATATACCACACGGGGTATTTAACCAGATATTTCATGAACTTCTTAAAATAATTCTAGAAATTTTGTTATTATTTCGGCGAGTTTGAGCGATAATTCGGCGAGTTTTAGTCATATATCGGCGAGTCGCTAATTCTCGACAATTTCTGCAAGGTGTATACCCCCAGTAGATCGTTTATTCGTCCACTCCTTAAGAAAACCAGTTTTATGGGGGCCATCATTTGTAAAATCTCTCAATCACCACCCTCACACAACATTTACACCAGTCAAACACTTCCTAAAAATAGCCTTGCTACTCTTAATCTTGTAACAATTCATCATACATAAATACGGAGGGGTAGCAAAATGGGCTCTAAACAAGTAAATCGTCGCGATTTTATTAAGATTGGAGGAGCGAGCACGTTAGCGTTAACACTTGGTTCGCTCGGTGATACTTCTAACTTATTTTCCGAAAAAGTACATGCAGATCGCAAGGAAGAAAAAGTGTTGAAGTTTCATTCGGATGGCACTTTCAAGGTCGTTCAGTTTAACGATACACAAGATGATGAGCGCATTGACCGTCGTACCATCGAGTTAATGGAAAAAGTGCTGGATGCTGAAAAGCCTGACTTTGTTGTACTGAACGGGGACGTAATTACCGGTGGTTGTGATACGGAACTCGAAATGAAACAGGCGATGAACAATGTGGCAGGGCCTATGGAAAAGAGAGGCATTAAGTGGGCTGTAACTTTTGGAAATCATGATGAAGATTCTACCCCGAAAAGCGGCGTGGATGAGAATAAGATGTTAGCTTTCTATCAATCTTACAAACACAACGTAAACGATAAGGGACCGAAAAACATCACAGGTACTGGGAACATGAACCTTCTGGTTTGGGACACGAAAGGGAAGAAGCCCGCTTTTAATTTCTGGTTGATGGATAGTGGAAGATATGCACCAAAAGAAATTGCGGGTCAAGATTTCGAGGGTTATCCAACGTGGGACTGGGTTCGTTTTGATCAAGTCGGCTGGTACAATGAAACGTCTCAAAAGATCGAAAACCGTTTTGGATTCAAAGTACCTTCACTCGTGTTCATCCATATTCCGTTATGGGAGCACCGTTATATGTGGTATTCGAGTGTAGATGGCCGAACAGAAGCAGATCATGCACGTGCTAAAAACAAACATCAGATTACGGGTGAGAGAAACGAAGATGAATGTCAGGGTCCGATCAATTCTGGCTTATTCTCAGCCATGCAGCATCGAGGCGATGTAAAAGGAGTATTCTGTGGGCATGACCACATCAACACGTATGCCGGAAACTACTATGGTATTATGCTCGGTTATGGTGGAAGTGCTGGATTTGGAGCGTACGGACTTTCTGGTGAGGAGAAGAATCGACTTCGCGGAGCTCGTGTATTTAACTTGGACCTAAACCACGAAAATATTTTAAAAGAAACACACATGGTGTTTGCAAAAGATTACGGCATCGATCTATCGCCAAACGATCAAAGCATGGATCCGGCTCCTCTTATAGGAGAAAAACAACCTGCGATGCAATAGTAGAGTAGCCAAAACAAATAATTATATTTTACTATAATGGTTTTCGAGAAGATATTAAGCAATAAAAAACTAGACTATCCACCTATATCGATGGTCTAGATTATGTTTAATTGCTAAATTCGTAATGCCAACCCGTAAAGACATGTTATAAAATGATAACGATTCAAAAAACTACATATTGGAGGATTTAAGCATGTTGAAGAAATCGATGTTGTGTTCGTTTATTTTTACTCTGGTGATGTCATTCGTCGTCGTTACATCTGATGATAACCAAAAGGCATGGGCATTACCGCCAGGAACACCTACTAAATCTGCTGCACAATCTCAGTTGAACGCATTAGTCGTTAAAACTGAAGGTTCAATGACAGGTTATTCACGCGATCTATTTCCACACTGGTCGAGTCAAGGTGGAGGGTGTGATACACGTCAAGTTGTTCTTAAACGTGACGCTGACTCGTTTAGTGGAGATTGTCCAGTAACATCCGGTAGCTGGTACAGCTATTATGATGGCATCACGATCACAAATCCATCTGACCTTGATATTGATCATGTCGTACCACTCGCTGAAGCATGGCGCTCAGGTGCCAGCAGTTGGACGACAGACAAACGTGAGGATTTCGCCAACGATCTTACAGGACCACAACTGATTGCCGTAACAGCAAGTTCAAATCGTTCAAAAGGGGACCAAGATCCATCAACATGGAAACCTACTCGAACTGCCGCTGGATGTGGTTATGCAAAATGGTGGATTCAAACAAAGTACAACTGGGGCTTAAATCTTCAATCAGCGGAAAAAACACAACTTCAAAGCATGCTTAACACTTGCACGTATTAATAGATATAAAGTATAAACAATGTATGAACTTGTTTAAAAGAAAGGAGCTGCTCCAATGGAAGAGAAATCAACAGTCTTTACGGCAACTCATGGCGTAATGACTACTGAGGTCGGCGTAATCAGCGGGGAGCTCGAGCTTAAAACAAGCTGTACCGACGAAGGTATTTTGAAACTTGCCATCACATATGCGGGAGCTGCAGAGTGGTATACGCTTCCGGGTGAAGAATATCGATTACACGATCCACGCGATCACGAAGTAATTCACCACATGTTGGCTAAAGTATTAGAACGCTCTTCATAAAGTTAATAAATAGCAGTGAACCGTCTGAAAGCAGGCGGTTCTTTTTTATTATGAGCATGAATGGTATATTAATAATTTGATAGTTATGAAATGTTATATACATAAATGAGAGATGATGAAGTTTTATAGAAGGAGATTAGTAATGATTACAAGGGAAAGTCTAGAAAATCAACAAATATGGATTTACGTTGTTTCTTTACTATTAGGAGCTTTTATAGGTCTCCGTTTTGAACATTTTGGAACTGGATTACAATGGACGATATCTCCACTAATCGCTATCCTTCTTTATGGAATGTTTGCACAGATTCCTTTTTTAAAGCTTAGAGAAGCTGTTTCAAACGTTAGATTCATGCTAGCTTTATTATTCGGAAATTTTATATGTGTACCCATCATTGTATGGATTCTTGTTTCCCTTTTTCCGCAATCCCCACCCATTCTTTTAGGAATTTGCTTAGTTCTTCTAACTCCGTGTATTGATTATGTAATTGTCTTTACTCAGTTGGGAAAAGGAAACGAAAAATTGATACTTGCGGCAACGCCACTTTTGTTTGTCGTTCAAATGGTCTTGCTTCCTCTGTATTTGTGGCTATTCATTGGGGAAGAGATGATATCCGTCGTCCAGATTCAGCCATTTTTAGAAGCATTCTTTTTCCTGATTGTAATCCCGTTACTGCTAGCAGTTCTTACACAATGGTGGGCAAAAAAACAAACCCAAGGTGAAAAAGCACTGGAACTTACAGCATGGTTACCCGTTCCGTTTATGGCTTTCGTTTTGATCGTAGTCGTTGCTTCACAGATCGGAAAAGTCTACAGTGATTTTGATATCATCATTAAGGTTGTTCCGGTATACGTCTTATTCTTAATCATCATGCCGATCGTGTCTCTCTTGATCGCACGGGTATTCTCATTAGATATAGGTGCAGGGAGAGCATTAATCTTTAGTATGGGAACAAGAAATTCTCTTGTCGTTCTCCCGTTAGCACTAGCATTACCAGAGTCTTGGCGAACACTAGCTGCAGCAGTAATCGTAACGCAGACGATTGTTGAACTGATCGGCGAATTAATGTATATAAAAACAGTACCTAATTGGATTTTACGTGATCTTAAGTAAAAAAGAATTTCACGACAAAAGGCAGGGAGTGCATCCCTGCCTTTTTCTCGGTTTCATTCTGCTAACAATCAGGGGTTAAGGTCTTGCTTTATATGTTTCGCGCGTTGAATGGTAAAAGTGTATGTATCTCTAAATTCTTTTTTTTAGAAAATATGTATGAACAGGCGGTTGTACAAGCGAACTAAGAACGAACGAATAAGATATGAAAGGTATGTCATGTAAATAGAAAAGGTGATCGTTAAAATGAGTAAAGCCATAAGTCCTTTTTTCTTTAATTCGTTTCCTAAGAGCGGTACACATCTTATGTTTCAAATATTAACAGGAATTCATTCCATCACATTTGATCAAAATCTGCATTTGTATGAAGGTGTCTCAGCACAATTGGCTGAACATCAGCGCGAGTTAGAGAAACTAAAAGAAAACGAATTTTTGTCTGGACATATTTATTATTCCACGTCATGGGAGAAGCTTCTTCAAGATCTCGATATGAAGCAAATCTTCCTATATCGCGACTTGCGTGATGTTGTTGTTTCCTACAACTACTATATTGAAAAGGTAGATGCTCCACTTCATCAATATTACAATAAGAAGCAACTGTCTAAAAAAGAGCGACTGTTATCTATTATAAGAGGAATTCCAGAGTTGGGTCATCAGGACATTCATGATTGGTTTTCGGAATTTAAAGGATGGTTATCGGCACCTAACGTGCTTTCTTTAAAGTTTGAAGATCTCATAAGAAGTCAAGACTCTCTAGACCAAACGGTTCAGAAAATCGTACAGTTTATTATGGAAGAGGAACTTGGAAACCTTGATCAAACGGTAATCAAACGTGCGAAAGAAAACATTTCGACTCAGGACTCTGCAACGTTCAGAAAAGGGACAATCGGTAACTGGAAAGAAGAGTTTGACGAAGAGATTTCAGATGCCTTTAAAGAGACAGCTGGAAACTTGCTCATTGAGTTAGGATATGAAAAGGATTTGCTTTGGTAAATAGGTGAATTATGTAATAAAACTACTTATTCACCTTGAAAAATCGCAACGAAATGTGTTGCGGTTTTTTTAATTAAATTAAGTGAGATTAATTTTAAAACTGAGAAAACAGTTTTTAATACAAAGTTTTTTATTCCATCATTTTTGAAAGTGGTACAATAGTACAAAAGTAGGTAAAATCAAAAAGGAGTGGACACTATGGGTTTAGTCTTGGAAAAGGATTATATTGAATACTTTACAAATAACAGAGAAGAGTTCCAAGAATCTTTATTAAGTGAAGCCCGAAATGTTCGTGGGAAGATTGAAGAAATTTTGTTAGTAGGTAATATTGATTTATTGTCTAATGCTCACAAACTAGTGATGTATACCATCCAAGGAAAAGACCGTGAATTAGAAGAATTTGCAAAATTCGAAGGGGTATCGTGGGCATCACATAGCCTAACGCTTGCATTTAAACTTGAATGGGTTCAAGCCATTCGAAGAACGGTTTGGAAATACTTGCAGGAATACAATAAATTGAACCAAATTGCCATAGAGGCTGAGGTTTTTTTTAATACCGAAAGACAAATAAATGACCGTATTGATAAATTTTTGAATGAACTATTTCTGAGTTATTCAGCGTATAAAGATAAGCTGATCGAGTCTCAGAAAACACTGGTTGAAAACCTTTCTGTTCCAATTATTCCAATCACATCAAAAGTTTGTGTTCTCCCGTTAATTGGAAGCATCGATACATACCGAACAGACACGATTGAAGAGAAAGTTCTTTTGGAAATCAGCAGACTACGGATTGCAAAACTTGTTATTGATTTATCTGGAATCGCCCAAATGGAGACGGAAGCGATCGAGCGCATTATAAAAGTAATGGAGGGTGCGAACATGATGGGGTGTGAGTGCGTCATTACGGGTCTTCGCCCAGAAATTGTACGCAAAATAACAAATAACGGATTATCTTTTGAAAGCAAGGCTCAAACGAAAGCCACTCTTCAGCAGGCTTTAGAAGATTATTTAAGATAGGTAATATGTTTTCATAGTCGTAAAAAAGGATGTACACCACTAGATAAGTGTAC encodes:
- a CDS encoding metallophosphoesterase; amino-acid sequence: MGSKQVNRRDFIKIGGASTLALTLGSLGDTSNLFSEKVHADRKEEKVLKFHSDGTFKVVQFNDTQDDERIDRRTIELMEKVLDAEKPDFVVLNGDVITGGCDTELEMKQAMNNVAGPMEKRGIKWAVTFGNHDEDSTPKSGVDENKMLAFYQSYKHNVNDKGPKNITGTGNMNLLVWDTKGKKPAFNFWLMDSGRYAPKEIAGQDFEGYPTWDWVRFDQVGWYNETSQKIENRFGFKVPSLVFIHIPLWEHRYMWYSSVDGRTEADHARAKNKHQITGERNEDECQGPINSGLFSAMQHRGDVKGVFCGHDHINTYAGNYYGIMLGYGGSAGFGAYGLSGEEKNRLRGARVFNLDLNHENILKETHMVFAKDYGIDLSPNDQSMDPAPLIGEKQPAMQ
- a CDS encoding HNH endonuclease family protein; translated protein: MLKKSMLCSFIFTLVMSFVVVTSDDNQKAWALPPGTPTKSAAQSQLNALVVKTEGSMTGYSRDLFPHWSSQGGGCDTRQVVLKRDADSFSGDCPVTSGSWYSYYDGITITNPSDLDIDHVVPLAEAWRSGASSWTTDKREDFANDLTGPQLIAVTASSNRSKGDQDPSTWKPTRTAAGCGYAKWWIQTKYNWGLNLQSAEKTQLQSMLNTCTY
- a CDS encoding bile acid:sodium symporter encodes the protein MITRESLENQQIWIYVVSLLLGAFIGLRFEHFGTGLQWTISPLIAILLYGMFAQIPFLKLREAVSNVRFMLALLFGNFICVPIIVWILVSLFPQSPPILLGICLVLLTPCIDYVIVFTQLGKGNEKLILAATPLLFVVQMVLLPLYLWLFIGEEMISVVQIQPFLEAFFFLIVIPLLLAVLTQWWAKKQTQGEKALELTAWLPVPFMAFVLIVVVASQIGKVYSDFDIIIKVVPVYVLFLIIMPIVSLLIARVFSLDIGAGRALIFSMGTRNSLVVLPLALALPESWRTLAAAVIVTQTIVELIGELMYIKTVPNWILRDLK
- a CDS encoding sulfotransferase domain-containing protein, whose product is MSKAISPFFFNSFPKSGTHLMFQILTGIHSITFDQNLHLYEGVSAQLAEHQRELEKLKENEFLSGHIYYSTSWEKLLQDLDMKQIFLYRDLRDVVVSYNYYIEKVDAPLHQYYNKKQLSKKERLLSIIRGIPELGHQDIHDWFSEFKGWLSAPNVLSLKFEDLIRSQDSLDQTVQKIVQFIMEEELGNLDQTVIKRAKENISTQDSATFRKGTIGNWKEEFDEEISDAFKETAGNLLIELGYEKDLLW
- a CDS encoding STAS domain-containing protein, encoding MGLVLEKDYIEYFTNNREEFQESLLSEARNVRGKIEEILLVGNIDLLSNAHKLVMYTIQGKDRELEEFAKFEGVSWASHSLTLAFKLEWVQAIRRTVWKYLQEYNKLNQIAIEAEVFFNTERQINDRIDKFLNELFLSYSAYKDKLIESQKTLVENLSVPIIPITSKVCVLPLIGSIDTYRTDTIEEKVLLEISRLRIAKLVIDLSGIAQMETEAIERIIKVMEGANMMGCECVITGLRPEIVRKITNNGLSFESKAQTKATLQQALEDYLR